One region of Budorcas taxicolor isolate Tak-1 chromosome 3, Takin1.1, whole genome shotgun sequence genomic DNA includes:
- the LOC128045725 gene encoding lysophosphatidylcholine acyltransferase 2B-like, whose product MAQPTLDFKPARLDSESAVLSSTSLPLDSEAAVLSSSSLPLDSEAAVVDAKAALESAFSQETNKSLFPPAVDNPFMQHTHISAWRWAYIVLMGTVLVPVRVSCIAFLIIFLWPMAALSTIGRRAQPAEPAKNWRRLAQPTLKFFFRVTFFLAGFLVKVKGKKATRDEARIFVAAPHSSFFDVIACVVAGLPSVVSASKNANIPVAGKFLLSTQPVLVTREDPNSRKTTREEILKRVTSNRKWPQILIFPEGVCTNRSCLVTFKLGAFSPGVPVQPVLLRYPNPLDTVTWTWQGFTGFQACMLTLSQPFTRVEVEFMPVHIPNVQEKKDPVLFANTVRIIMANALGVPVTDHTYEDCRLMISAGKLQLPMEAGLVEFTKISQNLKLDWDNIHQYLDKYAEIAVASKGGKVGIEEFANHLKLPISEPLQQLFALLDRNHDGTIDFREYVMGLTVLCNPVNTEKILQTSFKLFDLDKDGFITEQELAAILRAAFGVPDLDVSTLFREIAGPNLDHISYRTFKKFALKHPVYAKLFSSYLDLQAAYVYSLPQPVQA is encoded by the coding sequence ATGGCACAGCCCACCTTGGACTTCAAGCCTGCGAGGTTGGACTCGGAGTCTGCGGTGTTGAGCTCCACATCTCTGCCGTTGGACTCCGAGGCTGCGGTGTTGAGTTCCTCGTCTCTGCCGTTGGACTCTGAGGCTGCGGTGGTGGACGCCAAGGCTGCGTTGGAATCCGCCTTCAGCCAAGAGACGAACAAGTCCCTGTTCCCGCCGGCAGTGGACAACCCCTTCATGCAGCACACGCATATCAGCGCGTGGCGCTGGGCCTACATCGTCCTCATGGGGACCGTGTTGGTGCCCGTGCGGGTGTCTTGCATTGCTTTCCTCATCATCTTCCTCTGGCCCATGGCTGCGCTTTCCACCATAGGCCGTCGTGCTCAACCAGCCGAGCCGGCCAAGAACTGGAGAAGACTGGCGCAACCAACTCTGAAGTTCTTCTTTcgggtgactttttttttagcaGGGTTCCTGgttaaagtgaaagggaaaaaagcaacCCGAGATGAGGCCCGCATCTTCGTGGCAGCCCCGCACTCCAGTTTCTTTGATGTGATCGCCTGTGTCGTGGCAGGGTTACCCTCGGTGGTCTCTGCGAGTAAGAACGCGAATATCCCGGTGGCTGGGAAATTCTTATTGTCGACGCAGCCGGTGCTTGTGACTCGAGAGGACCCCAATTCCAGGAAGACCACCCGGGAGGAAATCCTGAAGCGAGTGACATCTAACAGAAAGTGGCCACAGATCCTGATTTTCCCGGAAGGAGTGTGTACCAACCGCAGCTGTCTGGTCACTTTTAAACTAGGGGCTTTCTCTCCAGGGGTGCCTGTGCAGCCAGTGCTGCTCAGGTACCCAAACCCCCTGGACACGGTGACCTGGACCTGGCAGGGGTTTACAGGCTTCCAGGCCTGTATGTTGACCCTGAGTCAACCATTCACCAGGGTAGAAGTTGAGTTTATGCCTGTTCATATTCCAAACGTCCAAGAGAAAAAAGACCCTGTCCTTTTTGCCAATACAGTGAGGATCATCATGGCCAACGCTCTTGGGGTGCCCGTGACAGACCACACTTACGAAGACTGCAGACTGATGATTTCTGCAGGTAAACTTCAACTACCCATGGAAGCTGGTTTGGTGGAATTTACAAAAATTAGCCAGAATTTAAAGTTAGATTGGGATAATATTCATCAGTACTTGGATAAATACGCTGAAATTGCAGTTGCCTCCAAAGGAGGGAAGGTAGGAATCGAGGAGTTTGCAAATCATTTGAAGCTCCCAATTTCAGAGCCCTTGCAACAACTTTTTGCCCTCCTTGACAGGAATCACGACGGCACCATAGACTTCAGAGAGTATGTGATGGGTCTGACCGTCCTGTGCAATCCTGTCAACACTGAAAAGATTCTGCAAACGTCATTTAAGCTTTTTGATCTTGATAAAGATGGTTTCATAACTGAACAGGAATTAGCGGCTATACTTCGGGCAGCTTTTGGAGTACCAGATCTTGACGTTTCCACACTCTTTCGGGAGATAGCTGGACCAAACTTAGACCACATTTCATACAGGACCTTTAAGAAATTTGCCCTGAAGCATCCAGTATATGCCAAGTTATTTAGTTCATACTTAGACCTCCAGGCAGCCTATGTATATTCATTACCACAGCCAGTACAGGCTTGA